In a genomic window of Mycteria americana isolate JAX WOST 10 ecotype Jacksonville Zoo and Gardens unplaced genomic scaffold, USCA_MyAme_1.0 Scaffold_46, whole genome shotgun sequence:
- the LOC142403931 gene encoding olfactory receptor 14J1-like, with amino-acid sequence MSNSSSITQFLLLAFADKRELQLLHFWLFLGIYLAALLGNGLIITAVACNHHLHSPMYFFLLNLSLIDLGSISSTVPKSMVNSLWDTRAISYTGCAAQVFFFLFLITAEYYLLAVMAYDRYIAICKPLHYGTLLGSRACVHMAAAAWGSGFLTAVLLTANTFSIPLCQGNALDQFFCEIPQILKLSCSHSYLREVGLIVFCVSLAFGCFVFIVLSYVQIFRAVLRIPSEQGRHKAFSTCLPHLVVVSLFISTGIFAYLKPPSDSPSLDVVVSVLYSVVPAAVNSLIYSMRNQELKDAMKKLLQSVVFQQQ; translated from the coding sequence atgtccaacagcagctccatcacccagttcctcctcctggcctttgCGGACaaacgggagctgcagctcttgcacttctggctcttcctgggcatctacctggctgccctcctgggcaacggcctcatcatcaccgccgtagcgtgcaaccaccacctccacagccccatgtacttcttcctcctcaacctctccctcattgacctgggctccatctcttccactgtccccaaatccatggtcaattccctgtgggacaccagggccatctcctacacaggatgtgctgcacaagtctttttcttcctcttcttgatcaCAGCAGAGTATTATCTCCTCGCAGtaatggcctatgaccgctacattgccatctgcaaacccctgcactacgggaccctcctgggcagcagagcttgtgtccacatggcagcagctgcctggggcagtgggtttctcactgctgtgctgctcacggccaatacattttccatacccctctgccaaggcaatgccctggaccagttcttctgtgaaatcccccagatcctcaagctctcctgctcacactcctacctcagggaagttgggcttattgtgtTTTGTGTCTCtttagcttttgggtgttttgttttcattgtgctgtcctatgtgcagatcttcagggctgtgctgaggatcccctctgagcagggacggcacaaagccttctccacgtGTCTTCCCCACCTGGTTGttgtctccctgtttatcagcactggcatATTTGCCTACCTGAAACCTCCCTCAGACTCCCCATCGTTGGATGTGGTTGTGTCGGTTCTGTACTCAGTTGTGCCTGCAGCAGTGAActccctcatctacagcatgagaaaccaggagctcaaggatgcaatGAAGAAGCTGCTTCAATCAgtagtctttcagcagcaataa
- the LOC142403939 gene encoding olfactory receptor 14J1-like: MSNSSSITQFLLLAFADTQELQLLHFWLFLGIYLAALLGNGLIITAVACDHRLHTPMYFFLLNLCLIDLGSISTTVPKSMANSLWNTRTISYAGCAAQLFFFLFFITAEYSLLTVMAYDRYLAICKPLHYGALLGSRPCLKMAAAAWGSGFLNAVLHMANTFSIPLCQGNALDQFFCEIPQVLKLSCSHSYLREFGLILFCVCLALGCFVFIVLSYVQIFRAVLRIPSEQGRHKAFSTCLPHLAVVSLFLSTDLFAYLKPPSISSPSLDLVMAVLYSVVPPAVNPLIYSMRNQELKDALKKLIQSVVFKQR; encoded by the coding sequence atgtccaacagcagctccatcacccagttcctcctcctggcatttgcagacacgcaggaactgcagctcttgcacttctggctcttcctgggcatctacctggctgccctcctgggcaacggcctcatcatcaccgctgtagcctgtgaccaccgcctccacacccccatgtacttcttcctcctcaacctctgcctcattgacctgggctccatctccaccactgtccccaaatccatggccaattccctgtggaaTACCAGGACCAtatcctatgcaggatgtgctgcacaactctttttcttcctcttctttatcacagcagagtattctctcctcacagtaATGGCATACGATCGTTAcctggccatctgcaaacctctgcattATGGggctctcctgggcagcagaccttgtctgaaaatggcagcagctgcctggggcagtgggtttctcaatgctgtgctgcacatggccaatacattttccatacccctctgccaaggcaatgccctggaccagttcttctgtgaaatcccccaggtcctcaagctctcctgctcacactcctacctcagggaatttggacttattttgttttgtgtttgtttagcattggggtgttttgttttcattgtgctgtcctatgtgcagatcttcagggctgtgctgaggatcccctctgagcagggacggcacaaagccttttccacgtgcctccctcacctggctgtggtctccctgtttctCAGTACTGACctatttgcctacctgaagcccccctccatctcctccccatccctggatctggtgatggcagttctgtactcagtggttcctccagcagtgaaccccctcatctacagcatgaggaaccaggagctcaaggatgcactgaagaagctcaTTCAATCCGTAGTCTTTAAGCAGCGCTAA
- the LOC142403946 gene encoding olfactory receptor 14A16-like translates to MSNSSSITQFLLLTFMDTRRDLQLLHFWLFLGIYMAVLLGNGLIITAVACDHRLHTPMYFFLLNLSVLDLGSISTTVPKSMANSLWDTRAISYMGCATQVFFFLLFLSAECCLLTIMAYDRYVAICKPLHYGSLLGSRACLKMAAAAWGSGFLNAVLHTANTFALPLCHGNALDQFYCEIPQILKLSCSHTYLREVGLVVVSAFLVFGCFVFIVLSYVQIFRAVLRIASEQGRHKAFSTCLPHLAVVSMFLSTSIFAYLRPPSISSPSLDLVVAVLYSLVPPAVNPLIYSMRNKDLKDALWNLFGYILLQHQ, encoded by the coding sequence atgtccaacagcagctccatcacccagttcctcctcctgacgttcatggacacacggagggatctgcagctcttgcacttctggctcttcctgggcatctacatGGCTgtcctcctgggcaatggcctcatcatcactgctgtagcctgtgaccaccgcctccacacccccatgtacttcttcctcctcaacctctctgttcttgacctgggctccatctccaccacggtgcccaaatccatggccaattccttGTGGGACACCAGAGCCATCTCCTACATGGGGTGTGCTactcaggtatttttctttctccttttcttgtcagcagagtgttgtcttctcaccatcatggcctatgaccgctatgtagccatctgcaaacctctgcactatgggtccctcctgggcagcagagcttgtctcaaaatggcagcagctgcctggggcagtgggtttctcaatgctgtgctgcacacagccaatacATTTGCACTACCACTGTGCCATGgtaatgccctggaccagttctactgtgaaatcccccagatcctcaagctctcctgctcacacacctacctcagggaagttggccTTGTTGTGGttagtgcttttcttgtttttggatgttttgttttcatcgtgctgtcctatgtgcagatcttcagggccgtgctgaggatcgcctctgagcagggacggcacaaagccttttccacgtgcctccctcacctggctgtggtctccatGTTTCTCAGCACTTCCATATTTGCCTATTTGcggcccccctccatctcctccccatctctggatctggtggtggctgttctgtactcgttggttcctccagcagtgaaccccctcatctacagcatgaggaacaaggacctcAAAGATGCTCTGTGGAATCTATTTGGATACATCCTACTGCAGCATCAGTAA
- the LOC142403915 gene encoding olfactory receptor 14C36-like codes for MSNGSSITQFLLLAFADMRELQLLHFWLFLGIYLAALLGNGLTITAVACDHHLHTPMYFFLLNLSLLDLGCISTTVPKSMANSLWDTRDISYAGCAAQVFFFIFLMSAEFYLLTIMAYDRYVAICKPLHYGTLLGSRACVHMAAAAWGSCFFYAVLHTANTFSIPLCQGNALDQFFCEIPQILKLSCACSYLREARLLVTSFVLVLGCFIFIVLSYVQIFRAVLRIPSEQGRHKAFSTCIPHLAVVSLLVSTSMVAYLRPPSISSPSLDLVVAVLYSVVPPAVNPLIYSMRNQELKDALRKLFQWFHLQQQ; via the coding sequence atgtccaacggcagctccatcacccagttcctcctcctggcatttgcagacatgcgggagctgcagctcttgcacttctggctcttcctgggcatctacctggctgccctcctgggcaacggcctcaccATCActgccgtagcctgcgaccaccacctccacacccccatgtacttcttcctcctcaacctctccctccttgacctgggctgcatctccaccactgtccccaaatccatggccaattccctgtgggacaccagggacatctcctatgcaggatgtgctgcccaggtctttttcttcatcttcttgatgtcagcagagttttatctgctcaccatcatggcctatgaccgctatgttgccatctgcaaacccctgcactacgggaccctcctgggcagcagagcttgtgtccacatggcagcagctgcctggggcagttgtttcttctatgctgtgctgcacacggccaatacattttccatacccctctgccaaggcaatgccctggaccagttcttctgtgaaatcccccagatcctcaagctctcctgtgCATGTTCCTACCTCAGAGAGGCTAGGCTTCTTGTCACCAGTTTTGTCCTTGTTCttgggtgttttattttcattgtgctgtcctatgtgcagatcttcagggctgtgctgaggatcccctctgagcagggacggcacaaagccttttccacatgcatccctcacctggccgtggtctccctgctTGTCAGTACCagcatggttgcctacctgaggcccccctccatctcctccccatccctggatctggtggtggctgttctgtactcggtggtgcctccagcagtgaaccccctcatctacagcatgaggaaccaggagctcaaggatgccctgaggaaactATTTCAATGGTTTCACCTTCAGCAACAGtaa
- the LOC142403914 gene encoding olfactory receptor 14A16-like encodes MEEKNNLMWLFFRSVIELARFSLSAAEMLGLSDIQHHSPETHAQRQQPSNISSITQFLLLAFADMRELQLLHFWLFLGIYLAALLGNSLIITAVVCDHRLHTPMYFFLLNLSLIDLGSISTTFPKSMANSLWDTRAISYLGCAAQLFLFTFLIVAECCLLTVMAYDRYVAICKPLHYGTLLGNRACVHMAAAAWGSAFLNSLIHTGNTFSIPLCKGNAVDQFFCEITQILKLSCSHSYLREVGLIVTSFILAFGCFIFIVLSYVQIFRAVLRIPSEQGRHKAFSTCLPHLAVVSLYVSTAMFAYLKPPSISPPSLDLLVAVLYSVVPPAVNPLIYSLRNQELKDALKKLIHPAVFRSNKLLMPLHK; translated from the exons ATGGAGGAGAAGAACAACCTTATGTGGCTTTTCTTCCGCTCTGTCATAG AACTCGCTCGgttctccctgagtgcagcagaaatgctggggCTTTCTGACATCCAACACCActccccag aaacccatgcccagaggcagcaaccATCCAAtatcagctccatcacccagttcctcctcctggcatttgcagacatgcgggagctgcagctcttgcacttctggctcttcctgggcatctacctggctgccctcctgggcaacagcctcATCATCACGGCTGTAgtctgcgaccaccgcctccacacccccatgtacttcttcctcctcaacctctccctcattgacctgggctccatctctaccactttccccaagtccatggccaattccctgtgggacaccagggccatctcctacttgggatgtgctgcccagctctttctgtttaccttcttgatagtagcagagtgttgtcttctcactgtcatggcctatgaccgttACGtcgccatctgcaaacccctgcactacgggaccctcctgggcaacagagcttgtgtccacatggcagcagctgcctggggcagtgcttttCTCAATTCTCTCATTCACACaggcaatacattttccatacccctctgcaagggcaatgctgtggaccagttcttctgtgaaatcacccagatcctcaagctctcctgctcacactcctacctcagggaagttgggcttattgtcaCCAGTTTTATCCTTGcttttggctgttttattttcattgtgctgtcctatgtgcagatcttcagggccgtgctgaggatcccctctgagcagggacggcacaaagccttttccacatgcctccctcacctggctgtggtctccctatatgtcagcactgccatgtttgcctacctgaagcccccctccatctcccccccatccctggatctgctggtggctgttctgtactcggtggttcctccagcagtgaaccccctcatctacagcttgaggaaccaggagctcaaagatgcactgaagaagctgattcatcctgcagttttcagaagcaataagctGCTCATGCCCCtgcacaagtga